In a single window of the Populus alba chromosome 16, ASM523922v2, whole genome shotgun sequence genome:
- the LOC118033108 gene encoding uncharacterized protein — protein MKQRLLSVGEQGSHHVFSQNKRITQLGKSGQIEDAIKVFTQMAQKNTVTYNSMISVYAKNGRINAARNLFDKMPRRNLVSWNTMVSGYLHNGKFDEAYKLFVIMPRRDLFSWTLMITCYTRNGEVEKARELFDSLPCSYRKGVACWNAMISGYVKKGRVNEAKRLFDEMPVKNLISWNSMLAGYTQNRKMRLGLEFFNEMDERDVVSWNLMVDGFIQVGDLDSAWKFFQEIPKPNVVSWVTMLSGYARNGNILESRRLFDQMPSRNIVSWNAMISAYVQRCEIDEASRLFEEMPERDSVSWTTMINGYVRVGKLDEARELLNEMPYRNIGAQTAMISGYIQCNKVDEARRFFDEIGTWDVVCWNAMIAGYARHGRINEALCLSKRMVNKDMVTWNTMISCYAQEGQMDRAVKIFEEMGERDLVSWNSLIAGFMLNGQNLDALKSFALMGHEGKKPDQLSFACGLSSCATIAALQVGNQLHQVVVKSGYLNYLVVNNALITMYAKCGRILEAELVFNGICHADVISWNSLIGGYAINGYGKEALKLFEKMALEGMAPDEVTFIGILSACNHAGMVDHGLKLFKCMSKVYAIEPLAEHYACMVDLLGRVGRLDEAFEIVRGMKVKATAGVWGALLGACRAHGNLELGRLAAHKLSEFEPHKTSNYVLLSNIHAEANRWNEVQEVRMLMNASSTVKEPGCSWVEVRNQVHGFLSDDSTQSRPDIGVTLASLNSHIRNAFHISEVSA, from the coding sequence ATGAAGCAAAGGCTATTATCAGTTGGGGAACAAGGGAGCCATCATGTCTTCagtcaaaacaaaagaataaccCAGTTAGGAAAATCGGGTCAAATCGAAGATGCAATCAAAGTTTTCACTCAAATGGCCCAGAAAAACACAGTCACATACAATTCAATGATCTCTGTCTATGCGAAAAATGGAAGAATCAATGCTGCACGCAACCTGTTCGATAAAATGCCTCGCAGAAATTTAGTTTCTTGGAACACTATGGTTTCTGGATACTTGCATAATGGGAAGTTTGATGAAGCTTATAAACTGTTTGTTATAATGCCTCGAAGGGACTTATTTTCTTGGACTTTGATGATTACTTGTTATACGCGTAATGGGGAGGTTGAGAAGGCGAGGGAGTTGTTTGATTCGCTTCCGTGTAGTTATAGGAAAGGTGTTGCTTGTTGGAACGCGATGATTTCAGGTTATGTGAAGAAAGGGAGAGTTAATGAAGCTAAGAggttgtttgatgaaatgccggttaagaatttaatttcatgGAACTCAATGCTGGCTGGGTATACTCAGAATCGAAAAATGCGATTGGGTTTGGAGTTTTTCAATGAAATGGATGAACGCGACGTAGTTTCATGGAATTTGATGGTTGATGGGTTTATCCAAGTGGGTGATTTGGATTCTGCGTGGAAGTTTTTTCAAGAGATTCCAAAGCCTAATGTTGTTTCTTGGGTTACAATGTTAAGTGGGTATGCACGAAATGGAAATATTTTGGAGTCTAGGAGGCTCTTTGACCAAATGCCGAGTAGAAATATTGTTTCTTGGAATGCAATGATTTCTGCTTATGTTCAGAGATGTGAAATTGATGAGGCTAGTCGGTTATTTGAGGAGATGCCGGAGAGGGATTCTGTGTCATGGACTACTATGATTAATGGGTATGTTCGTGTTGGTAAGCTTGATGAAGCAAGAGAGTTGTTGAATGAAATGCCTTACAGGAACATTGGGGCCCAAACAGCAATGATTTCTGGTTACATACAATGTAATAAAGTGGATGAAGCTAGAAGATTCTTTGATGAGATAGGCACCTGGGATGTGGTTTGTTGGAACGCTATGATTGCAGGTTATGCACGCCATGGAAGAATCAATGAAGCTCTCTGTCTATCCAAACGAATGGTCAATAAAGACATGGTCACATGGAATACCATGATTTCTTGTTATGCTCAAGAAGGCCAAATGGATAGAGCCGTGAAGATCTTTGAAGAGATGGGGGAGAGGGATTTAGTATCTTGGAACTCATTAATTGCCGGTTTCATGCTAAATGGGCAGAATTTGGATGCTCTAAAAAGTTTTGCATTGATGGGGCATGAAGGTAAGAAACCTGATCAGTTAAGTTTTGCTTGTGGACTAAGTTCATGTGCCACTATTGCAGCCCTGCAAGTTGGGAACCAACTTCACCAGGTGGTTGTGAAGAGTggttatttgaattatttagtTGTCAACAATGCATTGATCACCATGTATGCTAAATGTGGAAGAATCTTGGAAGCTGAGCTTGTGTTCAATGGAATTTGTCATGCTGACGTCATTTCCTGGAATTCTTTGATTGGTGGGTATGCAATAAATGGATATGGAAAAGAGGCACTTAAACTCTTTGAGAAGATGGCTTTGGAAGGGATGGCTCCTGATGAAGTCACCTTCATTGGTATTTTGTCTGCATGTAATCATGCTGGCATGGTTGATCACGGCCTAAAATTGTTCAAATGCATGAGTAAAGTGTATGCTATAGAACCCTTGGCGGAGCACTATGCTTGTATGGTTGACTTGCTTGGACGGGTGGGGAGGTTAGACGAAGCCTTTGAAATAGTGAGGGGAATGAAGGTGAAAGCCACCGCAGGAGTATGGGGTGCATTACTCGGGGCTTGCCGGGCACATGGGAATCTGGAACTTGGAAGGCTAGCTGCTCACAAGCTTTCGGAATTTGAACCTcataaaacatcaaattatgtGCTCTTGTCAAACATTCACGCAGAAGCAAACAGATGGAATGAGGTGCAGGAAGTAAGGATGTTGATGAACGCAAGTAGCACGGTAAAAGAACCGGGATGCAGCTGGGTTGAGGTGAGAAATCAAGTGCACGGCTTTCTGTCTGATGATTCAACTCAGTCTAGACCGGATATTGGCGTTACTCTGGCAAGCTTAAATTCTCACATAAGAAACGCATTTCACATCTCTGAAGTCTCTGCTTGA